TTCAATCATGATCCAGAGGATCCGTCGGCGGCTGTTTTGAAAGAACCATGGGAATTAAAGCAACGTCGCATAAGGGCTTCCAGTCCGTACGGTCACCTCGCATCGTGGAGACTTCTTGCCGTCATTGTAAAATGTGGTGACGATCTTCGACAGGAGCTGCTTGCCTCGCAATTGCTTTCGATGCTCCAAAGAATCTGGCAAGAGGAACAGGTACCTCTTTGGGTGCGACCCTACAAGTAAGACTTCGTCATCTATCACGCGTCTTTTTAGGTACGTAACTATAAAACGAGTTGTTCAATGCTGGAtttcattttacagaattttatGCTTGTCTAACGATAGCGGCTTGATCGAACCAATTTTGAATACTGTATCACTGCATCAAGTGAAGAAACAGTGCCAATTAACGCTCGTGCAATACTTTGAACGAGAATTCGGCCCACCTACATCCGACACATTTATCACCGCACAGAGGAATTTCATTCAAAGTTGCGCGGCGTATTGTCTTGTCTGCTATCTGATTCAGGTTAAAGATCGTCACAATGGAAACATTCTTCTTCACAGTGATGGTCATCTAATACACATAGATTTCGGATTTATTCTATCGACCTCGCCGAGGAATCTGGGTTTTGAGACTAGCCCGTTTAAATTGACACCTGAATTCGTGGAGGTGATGGGCGGAAGTCAGTCGAAACAGTTCCAAGAGTTCAAAACGCTAATTCTGCAAGGTTTAATCGCGGCACGGAAACATATGGAGAAATTTGTAAATCTTGTGGAGATCATGTTATCAGGTAGGATTTGTTCAGCGTGaaatttaacacgttgaatgccGCGTCTGCCGAAAATGAGAGACCGAATTGTCCGTCTATATTTGTAAGCGAATGTTTACATTAatgcagcggtttccaacctttagctacttttattttttaatagatataaTGATATAGACAcgtttcaaataataaaaactttATTACAAAAAAGTGAGAActacaaattcattttttatcataaaatttGGCCGCTTCCCAGGTGGAAACTGTTGCATTAATGTATCGAGTGTTGCAAATTCGGTTACGACTTTTGAGACCGCTGGGCAGGCACTCGACGTGTGAACAGAATAGTTCCGATGAATGCGATCGattaaaatgaaaatgatttttgCAGGGTCGCAACTTCCATGTTTTCGTAGCGGCGGGGCAGCGACTGTTCAAGGATTGAAGAACAGATTCCACCTAACATTGACCGAGGATCAATTACGCCGGCATGTGGAGGACTTGGTCGAAGCTAGTATCCATTCATGGTCAACTAAATTGTACGATCGGTACCAATATTTCGCAAATGGCACCCTTTAATAACAACAACATCAACATTTTTGTCCTTGTGTGAGAAAGAGAATGATttttacgagagagagagagagcgcgagaaCTTTGAGTTTGATAATAACGTGGTACTTCTTCCATGAAACGTATGACACTTTGTAGCATTCCGTAAGCACAAATTTATCTTTGAATCGAATTATTTGATGGCGGTGCGCAGATAGTGATCGAGATACATAGGGAAATGCTATCTAAAATATAGATTTATTCCGAATAGGAAATAGGCTGATTTTCGATAGATTAATTTTACTTGCTCTTAAATTATTCCTTAGTTTCTCAACGAAAACCTGAATGTTGTCTTCAATAAGAGAAAGAAAAGATAGAGAAGAAGATGTAGAAACTCCACGCTCGTGCATAATTGAGATAGGCTTGTAAATGTGCATATGATTCGCAGAAATTCGGATGCCTTGTTACGCCCGTGAATGATAGCGAACGAAACAGGGAataatttatgaaatttttattgttacGTTAAGCAATATCGAGTATGTATAATTGGTTTTGTTGTATACGTTCAAATGACTATGTATGCCTTATTGGCAAACTGCGAGTTAACTAACGTCGGTGCAGACTTCGTGACATTGACTGAATGTTGGACTGCTAGAATCGTTATAGCCTATAACAGCGTAATTTGTTAAAGGTGCCTTATTTGTAGAGAAAATGGCGGAACGATCGAATCCGAACTCAGTGAAGTGACTATGTGCGTTGATCTACCGGGAGATAaacaaaacaaacaaacaaacaaacaaaaaaaaaagaaactgaaCTATTACGAAAAGGACAATCTATAATTTGTACATAAAAATACATTGCGTGAACTTTTGTGGAACTCCTTTCGTAGTTAATTTTCGGCAATAACCGATCCCACCACGATAATAGTGATCGAACGATCACCACGGTGTTTTAAAAGATTCTACGCGGAGAATCTTCGTGCGGAAGAAGCGTGCAAAAAACTGGCTCAGATATTAGCAGGAGACGAATACTCAAAATATTTCCTACTTTATAGATTAATACtattataaatacatttaattgTAATGATACGCTATAAGgagtaattattattagtaaaAGTTTAAGGAAATCACAATTTGAAAGTTTTTACATGTTCTTATTACATGCATACACAACATTAATAGTCATAATGCGATATCTTAGTTGTGTGAAGATAGTTATTTAATGGTATTTCTGCGTTAAGCATATGTTcgtttaaataagtaaattatAAAAAGTAAAAAGAAGTATTGTATATACAGTGACAAATTTTATCACTTATCGATTTAAGATTCGGTCGAGAATGAATGTACGAAGCAAAATCAAAGTCACCGTGAGCCAGCCCATGTATGGAAATTTGGGCCGTCTGACTTCCAAGTGTCTTAAACTCTCTTTCTTCTGTCTCATAACCGTCTCATGAATAGAATGGCGGATCAGAGATTCAGAATAATTGATATTGCATAACGCTCAATAAACTTTGCATTTTAATACCTTATATTTACGTAACGCTCCTCGTTGCACCAATTTCTGTTCCGTGACTATTCCGTGCAATTCTCCTGCTTGTCATAAATAATTGTACACTGTTACAAAGAAGGAAAACGTTTCATTGATTTCGTATAATAAATTCCACCTTTTTCTGTACAAATGGAAAATGTTAATATCTCTGATTTGCCTGATTCTTTCGCCTCCAATTATGAGCTACTGATAAtatcaattattaaataaatatgaaatccAATCAAACCTATTTTTGATTGATATACCCATGACGACCTGACCGGGGACTTGAGAACCAAATATTCTTTCGGTGTTTTAGGTAATCGCAACGTTAGGCAAAACTCTTGAACGAATAGGAGCAATAACTGCtcgaacaattttgaattttttgtatGCGCGATGTGTCCCTGATTTTCACTTTAAATGACATATCGAGTCGGAATATATGTACACAGAAATACAAGATAACTCAAagatattcaaatttttattaattgtacATCGATCGCTACACAACGCTTTCTTTTAACTAACAACATTAAGTAAATAATCGATTCTATAAATACCTATTAGGATATCAGTCATAAGAAATTCGGGAAGTACGgatgtacatatataataattgaTGTATATGACAATGAAAGCATAAGTATCATAAATATCACAATAAGTTATGATTACAGAGATCATACAAATGTTCTTATATTCTAGAGAGCTGTTGTAATAAATTAGAAGGCAAGATCGCTTCCAATTTgtctaaaatataataaaatggaTGTGAAAACCAGGCAAGCATTGATCGTGCTACTACACCCATGGTATCGGGATACTGATGCGTTAAAAGCGCTAGGAGTGCTGTAAAGGAACATAGACCTGctgtgaataaaataaaaaatggcaaCTCCTTTTTAGGATACACGCTCACGTCGTGAAACGAAGGTAAAAGTTCGCGATCGGCACACTCTGTGCAGGTCGGATATGGATAAAATAAATGTCCTCTTTCTAAAGGATAAGGTAATCTTCTGAATGTACCTTCCCAAGTGCAGTGTAATAAATTTAGAGCACCTTCCATCTGTTTCCAGTGAGCTAGATGAAAGAATGCGTACGCTATTGCTTCCGAATCTCCTCTCTTCAGTACATGTTCCGGTGGCAAAATTAAAGGCTTCATTTCTAGTAAATACTTAGGTACATGAGGATTGAACTCGACAGCTCTGTGGATAGCCTCGATGGCTATCATTTCTGGAGTAGTTAAACCCCTTTTAATAGCAATGTCCGTTGAGAATTTGTCGGCAACCACTCTTGCTTTTAGCAACGCAGCTGTGTAACAAATGGTTGCCGACTTTGGTAGACTTATATCGTCATACTTTGCTAATACTGCTTGAACATCGGCGTAAGCTTGCATTTCTAATAAAGCTTCGATTAAATTCTCGTGAATGTTCAACACATTCATAATCGGTGGAACTTCTTTCGTTAAATCTCTAAATATCTTCACAGCTTCTTTCAATTTTCCTAACTTTCTCGCGCACATAGCTAGTCGCCGTTTAATGTAAATTAATACATTCGTGTCCCTCCTGTGAATGGCTTCCGCGATTGCTCCTTGATGTTGAGTACTTTGAGATTTCCTATAATTGTTTTCAGCTACCTTCAACGCTTGCTTCAAAATCTTTTCAGCTTCCACGATAGTAGTAGCTTCCTCCTCCGCTAGCAATATGTACGCAGGAGCACAATCAGCGTTACGATCAAGAGCACTATGCGCCGCTTTTATTCGTACTACCGGATTACGTTCTCTCCAAGCTG
This genomic stretch from Lasioglossum baleicum chromosome 4, iyLasBale1, whole genome shotgun sequence harbors:
- the LOC143207695 gene encoding protein ST7 homolog, whose amino-acid sequence is MALLFTSMWDSTMFLNTLTPKFYVALTGTSSLISGLILIFEWWYFRKYGTSFIEQVSLNHISPWIGGGDNGSDGTNASLNGSNSNQQNVPECKVWRNPINLFRGAEYQRFYWATNKEPLTYYDMNLSAQDHQTFFTCEGDTGKAEYEIMQTAWRERNPVVRIKAAHSALDRNADCAPAYILLAEEEATTIVEAEKILKQALKVAENNYRKSQSTQHQGAIAEAIHRRDTNVLIYIKRRLAMCARKLGKLKEAVKIFRDLTKEVPPIMNVLNIHENLIEALLEMQAYADVQAVLAKYDDISLPKSATICYTAALLKARVVADKFSTDIAIKRGLTTPEMIAIEAIHRAVEFNPHVPKYLLEMKPLILPPEHVLKRGDSEAIAYAFFHLAHWKQMEGALNLLHCTWEGTFRRLPYPLERGHLFYPYPTCTECADRELLPSFHDVSVYPKKELPFFILFTAGLCSFTALLALLTHQYPDTMGVVARSMLAWFSHPFYYILDKLEAILPSNLLQQLSRI